Proteins encoded within one genomic window of Actinoplanes octamycinicus:
- a CDS encoding lysophospholipid acyltransferase family protein: METSTTWRPPLLWRFLLALSRVVIFPFCRLRVTGQVPAELRTGPIILAANHISPSDPIIMVAACHKAGLAPRIMMTGGLFDAPIVGAAMRACEHIRVDRGTAQVADALPAAAQALKDGATVLVYPEGRIGLDPWMWPERGKTGVARMATLTGAPVVPVAQWGAHAVLPYEAPKNIGRALLRALLHRPRVAVNFGDPVDLTSLTGTPGAQAMQATRLIMAGIDTALAPLRADEMEMPRYVDTSRPHDTSRVRPRP, from the coding sequence ATGGAGACGTCGACTACCTGGCGACCGCCGCTGCTGTGGCGATTCCTGCTCGCCCTGTCCCGCGTGGTGATCTTCCCGTTCTGCCGGCTGCGGGTCACCGGCCAGGTCCCCGCCGAGCTGCGCACCGGACCGATCATCCTGGCCGCCAACCACATCAGCCCCAGCGACCCGATCATCATGGTCGCGGCCTGCCACAAAGCCGGCCTCGCCCCACGGATCATGATGACCGGCGGCCTCTTCGACGCCCCGATCGTCGGCGCCGCCATGCGCGCCTGCGAGCACATCCGGGTCGACCGCGGCACCGCCCAGGTCGCCGACGCCCTCCCGGCCGCCGCCCAGGCCCTCAAGGACGGCGCCACCGTCCTGGTCTACCCCGAGGGCCGGATCGGCCTCGACCCGTGGATGTGGCCCGAACGCGGCAAGACCGGCGTCGCCCGGATGGCCACCCTGACCGGCGCACCGGTCGTCCCGGTCGCGCAGTGGGGCGCGCATGCGGTGCTGCCCTACGAGGCCCCGAAGAACATCGGCCGCGCCCTGCTCCGCGCGCTCCTGCACCGCCCCCGCGTCGCGGTCAACTTCGGCGACCCGGTCGATCTGACCTCGCTCACCGGCACCCCCGGTGCCCAGGCCATGCAGGCCACCCGCCTGATCATGGCCGGCATCGACACGGCCCTCGCGCCGCTGCGCGCCGACGAGATGGAGATGCCCCGGTACGTCGACACGTCCCGCCCGCACGACACCTCCCGGGTCCGCCCGCGCCCCTGA
- a CDS encoding MEDS domain-containing protein, with the protein MPLLERLSPGDHVCLTVDDDMVRREALTEVIESGLRYGCRVVCCGAGEEVFGFVKQRAGAALASGALRVPSLESSYLRTGVFDPVVALSYLRREVDEARDAGYPGVYLLTDMSWAGRPVPGIAALPEYEAQANTVFAEGYALAVCAYDPRVFDVPALRGFAQAHLATVGTGASFDPAGALRMRRTRDPFGLCLEGEADLLNQAALSAVVGQVLDSLPAGVPAAVVDLSSVRFMDTAAARVLLLAWQRAAGRLQFVGQPALMARLFQLHGAGQPAGNA; encoded by the coding sequence TTGCCGCTACTCGAACGGCTCAGTCCGGGTGACCACGTCTGCCTGACCGTGGACGACGACATGGTGCGCCGGGAGGCGCTGACCGAGGTGATCGAGAGTGGTCTCCGTTACGGGTGCCGGGTGGTCTGTTGCGGCGCCGGCGAGGAGGTCTTCGGGTTCGTGAAGCAGCGTGCCGGTGCGGCGCTGGCGTCCGGCGCTCTGCGCGTCCCGTCGCTCGAGTCGTCCTATCTGCGCACCGGGGTCTTCGACCCGGTGGTGGCGCTGAGCTACCTGCGGCGCGAGGTCGATGAGGCGCGAGATGCCGGTTATCCGGGCGTGTACCTGCTCACCGACATGTCGTGGGCGGGCCGTCCGGTGCCGGGGATCGCCGCGTTGCCCGAGTACGAGGCGCAGGCCAACACGGTCTTCGCGGAGGGGTATGCGCTGGCCGTCTGTGCCTACGACCCGCGGGTCTTCGACGTGCCGGCGTTGCGGGGGTTCGCCCAGGCGCATCTGGCCACGGTGGGAACGGGCGCGTCGTTCGATCCGGCTGGTGCGCTGCGGATGCGCCGTACCCGGGATCCGTTCGGGTTGTGCCTGGAGGGTGAGGCGGACCTGTTGAACCAGGCGGCGCTGAGTGCCGTGGTCGGCCAGGTGCTCGACAGCCTGCCGGCCGGGGTGCCGGCGGCGGTTGTCGACCTGTCCTCCGTGCGGTTCATGGACACCGCGGCGGCCCGGGTCCTGCTGCTGGCGTGGCAGCGCGCCGCGGGCCGGCTGCAGTTCGTCGGCCAGCCGGCGCTGATGGCCCGATTGTTCCAGTTGCACGGTGCCGGCCAGCCGGCCGGCAACGCCTGA
- a CDS encoding sensor histidine kinase — MIVDAPEFHHPALLYSRQDEYVAAVSGFVRAAADDGNPVLVAVPGANLRLLRGALADVGARVTFADMAVAGRNPGRIIPGVLLRFAADHPGRRVAIVGEPIWPGRSAMEYPACAAHEALINAVFAGRDASILCPYDVGRLDASVVEDAWSTHPAMVVDGVLRDSDRYLDPVLAAAGFDEPLPRPPRDAASLVYRDSLAAVRCFVRRHTAGWLPEVRTEELVLAASEVAANTVEHTSGPGSVACWVEPGLVVCQLHDTGQLTDPLAGRLIPPDIRHRGYGLVLANELCDLVRIHVRPCGTTVRLHQAR; from the coding sequence ATGATCGTTGACGCTCCCGAGTTCCACCATCCGGCTCTGCTCTATTCCCGGCAGGATGAGTACGTGGCGGCGGTCAGCGGGTTCGTCCGTGCCGCGGCGGACGACGGCAATCCGGTGCTGGTCGCGGTTCCCGGGGCGAACCTGCGGCTGCTGCGCGGCGCGCTCGCCGATGTCGGGGCTCGGGTCACCTTTGCGGACATGGCGGTGGCCGGCCGCAATCCGGGCCGGATCATTCCCGGCGTGCTGCTCCGGTTCGCCGCTGACCACCCTGGTCGCCGGGTGGCGATCGTCGGCGAGCCGATCTGGCCGGGCCGGTCGGCGATGGAGTATCCGGCCTGCGCGGCGCACGAGGCGCTGATCAATGCGGTGTTCGCCGGCCGGGACGCCAGCATCCTGTGTCCGTACGACGTGGGCCGGCTGGACGCGTCGGTGGTCGAGGACGCCTGGTCCACCCATCCGGCGATGGTGGTGGACGGGGTGCTGCGCGACAGCGACCGCTACCTGGATCCGGTGCTCGCCGCCGCCGGCTTCGACGAGCCGTTGCCGCGGCCTCCGCGGGATGCGGCGTCGCTGGTGTACCGGGATTCGCTGGCCGCCGTGCGGTGTTTCGTGCGGCGGCACACGGCCGGCTGGCTGCCCGAGGTGCGGACCGAGGAGCTGGTGCTGGCCGCGAGCGAGGTGGCGGCCAACACGGTGGAGCACACCAGCGGCCCCGGTTCGGTCGCCTGCTGGGTCGAGCCGGGCCTGGTCGTGTGCCAGCTGCACGACACCGGCCAGCTGACCGATCCGCTCGCCGGGCGGCTGATTCCGCCGGACATCCGTCATCGCGGGTACGGATTGGTGCTGGCCAACGAGCTGTGTGACCTGGTGCGCATCCATGTGCGTCCGTGCGGCACCACGGTCCGGCTGCACCAGGCGCGGTAG
- a CDS encoding DinB family protein yields the protein MTEFINQDLSGARFRNVDLSGAQIRGVVLADAEIDGYITGLTVNGIEIEPLVEAELNRRYPDRAKMKPTDLAGYREAWTILEKLWAGTVERARRLPPELLHERVDDEYSFIETLRHLLFATDAWVLRAILGNPSPWSPLDLPHDEMPDMPGILPNDRTARPALDEVLALRADRMATVRRVLDDIDLDAMTTPVTAPGYPAPKAYPVRRCLGAILNEEWEHRLFAERDLNTLTSR from the coding sequence GTGACTGAATTCATCAACCAGGACCTCAGCGGCGCCCGCTTCCGCAACGTCGACCTCAGCGGCGCGCAGATCCGCGGCGTGGTGCTCGCCGACGCCGAGATCGACGGCTACATCACCGGCCTCACCGTCAACGGTATCGAGATCGAACCCCTGGTGGAGGCGGAACTCAACCGCCGCTACCCGGACCGCGCCAAGATGAAGCCCACCGACCTCGCCGGCTACCGCGAAGCCTGGACCATCCTGGAGAAGCTGTGGGCCGGCACCGTCGAGCGCGCCCGCCGGCTCCCGCCCGAGCTGCTGCACGAACGCGTCGACGACGAGTACTCGTTCATCGAGACCCTGCGCCACCTGCTCTTCGCCACCGACGCCTGGGTGCTGCGGGCCATCCTCGGCAACCCCTCCCCCTGGTCACCGCTCGACCTGCCGCACGACGAGATGCCCGACATGCCGGGCATCCTGCCCAACGACCGCACCGCCCGGCCTGCCCTCGACGAGGTCCTCGCCCTGCGCGCCGACCGGATGGCCACCGTCCGCCGCGTCCTCGACGACATCGACCTGGACGCCATGACCACCCCGGTCACCGCCCCCGGATACCCCGCGCCGAAGGCCTACCCGGTGCGCCGCTGCCTCGGCGCCATCCTCAACGAGGAGTGGGAACACCGCCTCTTCGCCGAACGCGACCTCAACACCCTGACCAGCCGGTAA
- a CDS encoding DMT family transporter has product MAWLVLVVSGLMETVWAIALDRSAGFSRPLPTAIFGVALVVSMLGLGYSLRTIPVGTGYAVWVGIGAVGTAVAGMVALGESTSLLRIFCLLLVVGGVVGLKYAH; this is encoded by the coding sequence ATGGCGTGGTTGGTGCTTGTCGTCTCGGGTCTGATGGAAACCGTGTGGGCGATCGCCCTGGACCGCAGTGCCGGTTTCTCCCGCCCGTTGCCGACCGCGATCTTCGGGGTCGCGCTGGTGGTCAGCATGCTGGGTCTGGGTTATTCGTTGCGGACCATCCCGGTCGGGACCGGTTATGCGGTGTGGGTCGGGATCGGCGCGGTCGGCACCGCGGTGGCCGGCATGGTCGCGCTCGGTGAGAGCACCTCGCTATTGCGGATTTTCTGCTTGCTGTTGGTGGTGGGCGGTGTGGTGGGATTGAAGTACGCCCATTGA
- a CDS encoding GNAT family N-acetyltransferase — translation MAFTHRVARRDDLPVLVPVIEAAIAELQKEFLDDGQIAASRAIMGLDTALVDDGTYFVVEQDGRVAGCGGWSRRATLYGGDHSAGRDAALLRPGQDPAKVRAMYTHPDFARRGVGRLILSLSEAAAAAEGFTTLELMATLSGEPLYRAAGFVAVEHLSDDAGGVAVPLVRMRKPIAAAVG, via the coding sequence GTGGCGTTCACGCATCGGGTTGCGCGGCGGGACGATCTGCCGGTGCTGGTGCCGGTGATCGAGGCGGCGATCGCGGAGCTGCAGAAGGAGTTCCTGGACGACGGGCAGATCGCGGCGAGCCGGGCGATCATGGGGTTGGACACGGCGCTGGTCGACGACGGCACGTATTTCGTGGTCGAGCAGGACGGGCGGGTCGCCGGGTGTGGCGGGTGGAGCCGGCGGGCGACGTTGTACGGCGGGGACCATTCGGCGGGCCGGGACGCGGCGTTGCTGCGGCCGGGGCAGGATCCGGCGAAGGTGCGGGCGATGTACACGCATCCGGATTTCGCCCGCCGCGGGGTCGGCCGATTGATCCTGTCGCTGAGTGAGGCGGCGGCCGCCGCGGAGGGTTTCACCACACTCGAGCTGATGGCGACGCTGTCCGGGGAGCCGTTGTACCGGGCGGCCGGTTTCGTGGCGGTCGAGCATCTGAGCGACGATGCCGGTGGCGTCGCGGTCCCGCTGGTCCGGATGCGCAAACCGATCGCCGCGGCGGTCGGGTAG
- a CDS encoding MBL fold metallo-hydrolase, which yields MLVSVGLAMVVSVELITAVRAAPRRAASPTTCPQSRILFTGDTIARAPDGTVLLGVFNTDPGQAADFLRRQAELDVDIACFGHGTPPTEKTSHPLKALASR from the coding sequence GTGCTGGTGTCGGTCGGGCTCGCCATGGTGGTGTCAGTTGAGCTCATCACCGCGGTGCGGGCGGCCCCGCGCCGGGCAGCGTCGCCTACCACCTGCCCCCAGTCACGCATCCTGTTCACCGGCGACACCATCGCCCGCGCACCCGACGGCACCGTCCTGCTCGGCGTCTTCAACACCGACCCCGGCCAGGCCGCCGACTTCCTGCGCCGGCAGGCCGAGCTCGACGTCGACATCGCGTGCTTCGGCCACGGCACCCCACCGACCGAGAAGACATCACACCCGCTCAAGGCCCTCGCCAGCCGATGA
- a CDS encoding NmrA family NAD(P)-binding protein, which translates to MTIAVTTPTGHVGSRTLQLLLQAGVRPRALLRDPARLDPGLHDLVDLAQGDLLDPGFVRTATEGVDTLLWITPENLTAADPLAEMTAIVAAGTAAVHANRIRHIVLISSVGAELRTGAGLIDGLAHSEQQFTATGAHVHILRCGYYYTNLLAMADQLHTGTLTTTADPDQPMPWVDPRDVGEIAAARLLNPRTTGTTVQAVHGPADLTWTQAADILSTALDTKITLTVLPDDTMAAALTETGMTEPAIAALLAMTSGLRDGFTPEQPRTPLTTTPTTLHAWATTNLRR; encoded by the coding sequence ATGACTATCGCCGTCACCACACCCACCGGCCACGTCGGCTCCCGCACCCTGCAACTGCTCCTGCAAGCCGGCGTGCGCCCCCGCGCCCTGCTGCGCGACCCCGCCCGCCTCGACCCCGGCCTGCACGACCTGGTCGACCTCGCCCAGGGCGACCTGCTCGACCCCGGCTTCGTGCGCACCGCCACCGAGGGCGTCGACACCCTGCTCTGGATCACCCCGGAAAACCTCACCGCCGCCGACCCGCTCGCCGAGATGACCGCCATCGTCGCCGCCGGCACCGCCGCCGTGCACGCCAACCGGATCCGCCACATCGTCCTGATCAGCAGCGTCGGCGCCGAGCTGCGCACCGGCGCCGGCCTCATCGACGGCCTCGCCCACAGCGAGCAGCAGTTCACCGCCACCGGCGCCCACGTGCACATCCTGCGCTGCGGCTACTACTACACCAACCTGCTCGCCATGGCCGACCAACTACACACCGGCACCCTCACCACCACCGCCGACCCCGACCAGCCGATGCCCTGGGTCGACCCCCGCGACGTCGGCGAGATCGCCGCCGCCCGCCTGCTCAACCCCCGCACCACCGGCACCACAGTCCAAGCCGTCCACGGCCCCGCCGACCTCACCTGGACCCAGGCCGCCGACATCCTCTCCACCGCCCTCGACACCAAAATCACCCTCACCGTCCTGCCCGACGACACGATGGCCGCCGCCCTGACCGAGACCGGCATGACCGAGCCCGCCATCGCCGCCCTGCTCGCCATGACCAGCGGCCTGCGCGACGGCTTCACCCCCGAGCAGCCCCGCACCCCACTCACCACCACCCCGACCACCCTGCACGCCTGGGCCACCACCAACCTCCGCCGATAA
- a CDS encoding polyketide cyclase has protein sequence MLGDRWGVSDAEVARRYPCDDFVADPSVRAWRGVPVAAAPETVWRWLRQVRLAPYSYDWIDNGGRRSPRVLVEVAEPRVGEPFTATGGRPRGRVLAVEPGRALTARIMGAVMSYVVVPQPDSSARLLLKVVMRVPRPVGLALCVGDLVMARRQLLTFKRLAEG, from the coding sequence ATGCTCGGTGATCGCTGGGGTGTGTCGGACGCTGAGGTGGCGCGGCGTTATCCGTGTGACGATTTCGTGGCGGATCCGTCGGTGCGGGCGTGGCGGGGTGTGCCGGTGGCGGCGGCGCCGGAGACGGTGTGGCGGTGGTTGCGGCAGGTGCGGCTGGCGCCGTATTCGTATGACTGGATCGACAATGGGGGGCGGCGGTCGCCGCGGGTGCTGGTCGAGGTGGCGGAGCCGCGGGTGGGTGAGCCGTTCACGGCGACGGGTGGGCGGCCGCGGGGGCGGGTGCTGGCGGTGGAGCCGGGCCGGGCGTTGACCGCGCGGATCATGGGTGCGGTGATGTCGTATGTGGTGGTGCCGCAGCCGGACTCCTCGGCGCGGTTGCTGCTGAAGGTGGTGATGCGGGTGCCTCGTCCGGTGGGGCTGGCGTTGTGTGTGGGTGATCTGGTGATGGCTCGCCGCCAGTTGCTGACGTTCAAGCGGCTGGCGGAGGGTTAG
- a CDS encoding GntR family transcriptional regulator, which yields MHITIDPHSATPPYEQVRLRIAALAADGTLAAGTRLPPVRQLATDLHLAANTVARAYKELEQAGLVETRGRAGTVITARATGTSRKAQQAALAYAETTRALGIPAETALALVKAALETA from the coding sequence ATGCACATCACCATCGACCCCCACTCGGCCACCCCGCCCTACGAACAGGTCCGGCTGCGCATCGCCGCCCTCGCCGCCGACGGCACCCTCGCCGCCGGCACCCGGCTCCCCCCGGTCCGGCAACTCGCCACCGACCTGCACCTGGCCGCCAACACCGTCGCCCGCGCCTACAAAGAACTCGAACAAGCCGGCCTCGTCGAAACCCGCGGCCGAGCCGGCACCGTCATCACCGCCCGCGCCACCGGCACCTCCCGCAAAGCACAACAAGCAGCCCTCGCGTACGCCGAGACCACCCGCGCCCTCGGCATCCCTGCCGAGACAGCACTGGCCCTGGTCAAAGCCGCCCTGGAAACCGCCTAA
- a CDS encoding MFS transporter: protein MAVTGTPTPVPAGKRERTGWYFYDWANSAFSTTVITVFLGPFLTSVTKLAAGCTIGDGAPDCHASVHPLGITIAAGSFFPYLVSLSVLLTVFVLPVMGAVADRAPRKKPLLAAAAFLGAGATIAMAFVTGDRYLLGGILFLIANIAFGASVVVYNSFLPQLAGPDDRDKISSRGWAIGYLGGGVLLLLNLIAVTLLSEDGNTQRTLDLARWSMVSAGIWWAAFTLFPLLWLREHPGTHSTGQRGNVLTDGFRQLGHTLKAMRAYPLTLAFLGAYLIYNDGIQTVISLASQFGTEELHLEQGTLIITILIVQFLAFGGALLLGALANRIGARTTILIALALWLLVVIAAFWLPAEAPLPFMLLGAGIGLVMGGSQALSRSLFSQLIPAGREGEYYGFYEISDKGTSWLGPLFFGLIFQITNSYRLGIVSLVVFFVLGGVLLALVPLRRAITAAGNTPPKLI, encoded by the coding sequence ATGGCCGTCACCGGCACCCCGACCCCCGTCCCCGCCGGTAAACGGGAACGCACCGGCTGGTACTTCTACGACTGGGCCAACTCCGCGTTCTCCACCACGGTCATCACCGTCTTCCTCGGACCGTTCCTCACCAGCGTCACCAAACTCGCCGCCGGCTGCACCATCGGCGACGGCGCCCCCGACTGCCACGCCTCGGTGCACCCGCTCGGCATCACCATCGCCGCCGGCTCCTTCTTCCCCTACCTGGTATCCCTGTCAGTCCTGCTGACCGTCTTCGTCCTACCCGTGATGGGCGCCGTCGCCGACCGCGCCCCCCGCAAAAAACCGCTGCTCGCCGCGGCGGCATTCCTCGGCGCCGGCGCCACCATCGCGATGGCCTTCGTCACCGGCGACCGCTACCTGCTCGGCGGCATCCTCTTCCTGATCGCCAACATCGCCTTCGGCGCCTCGGTCGTCGTCTACAACTCGTTCCTGCCCCAGCTCGCCGGCCCCGACGACCGCGACAAGATCTCCAGCCGCGGCTGGGCCATCGGCTACCTCGGCGGCGGCGTCCTGCTCCTGCTCAACCTCATCGCCGTCACCCTGCTCAGCGAGGACGGCAACACCCAGCGCACCCTCGACCTGGCCCGCTGGTCCATGGTCTCGGCCGGCATCTGGTGGGCCGCCTTCACCCTCTTCCCCCTGCTCTGGCTCCGCGAACACCCCGGCACCCACAGCACCGGCCAGCGCGGCAACGTCCTCACCGACGGCTTCCGCCAACTCGGCCACACCCTCAAGGCGATGCGCGCCTACCCACTCACCCTCGCCTTCCTCGGCGCCTACCTGATCTACAACGACGGCATCCAGACCGTCATCTCCCTGGCCAGCCAATTCGGCACCGAAGAACTCCACCTCGAACAGGGCACCCTGATCATCACGATCCTGATCGTCCAGTTCCTCGCCTTCGGCGGCGCCCTGCTGCTCGGCGCCCTCGCCAACCGCATCGGCGCCCGCACCACCATCCTCATCGCCCTCGCCCTCTGGCTGCTCGTCGTCATCGCCGCCTTCTGGCTCCCCGCCGAAGCACCCCTGCCGTTCATGCTGCTCGGCGCCGGCATCGGCCTGGTCATGGGCGGCAGCCAAGCCCTCAGCCGCAGCCTGTTCTCCCAGCTCATCCCCGCCGGCCGGGAAGGCGAGTACTACGGCTTCTACGAAATCAGCGACAAAGGCACCAGCTGGCTCGGCCCGCTCTTCTTCGGCCTGATCTTCCAGATCACCAACAGCTACCGCCTCGGCATCGTCAGCCTCGTCGTCTTCTTCGTCCTCGGCGGCGTCCTGCTCGCCCTCGTCCCCCTCCGGCGGGCCATCACCGCCGCCGGCAACACACCCCCGAAACTGATCTGA
- a CDS encoding dynamin family protein, whose protein sequence is MRDLTTTLDTAVRDALAYLRTTDMDAAADLAELRRLQLTRPGIVVVGETKRGKSSLVNALLGVPGLSPVDVAVTTAAYLGFVPGDTMTARAWLPEGGEPVPVDDLAGWARGEHRARRIEITHPAPLLRYLSLLDTPGAGGLDPAHATIALDAVRRGTALLFVADASAPLSKPELDFLARAAERVDAVVFTLTKIDAYPQWRRIAEDNQALLHAHAARFAAAPWYPVSARLAELALTTTDPARQTALADASKIPGLQHALIELAGRGHQLQLANVLRAARAELGRLHTLAEAKVQAATADPARQAQLRADRAELAARKRTESRQWTLLLGAEVQRARVEAIGQLRARIADLQQDTAARIDTLRGDQLTRLPDDLDVHLQAVAAHLSEHLETTFGHIAATVLDNAFDPGDRDTVLGKVNATLRHTLAAAAPRDGSGDNMLIALSAGGIAFMAGRGAALGISVLGAAGGLLVPVAGLGLGLAAGGYVLYRRRVHSDRQHARTWLRDVLAEARAALADEITVRFTDLQYALSVALDDATGRRLKDLDAQIADLDAAAAEDASGRAARRAAAQQELDTVRVRVRQADEALLRARALTPAPIDDER, encoded by the coding sequence ATGCGTGACCTGACCACCACCCTGGACACCGCCGTCCGCGACGCCCTCGCCTACCTGCGCACCACCGACATGGACGCCGCCGCCGACCTGGCCGAACTGCGCCGCCTGCAACTCACCCGGCCCGGCATCGTCGTCGTCGGCGAAACCAAACGCGGCAAAAGCTCCCTGGTCAACGCCCTGCTCGGGGTGCCCGGCCTGTCCCCGGTCGACGTCGCCGTCACCACCGCCGCCTACCTCGGCTTCGTCCCCGGCGACACGATGACCGCCCGCGCCTGGCTGCCCGAGGGCGGCGAACCCGTCCCCGTCGACGACCTCGCCGGCTGGGCCCGCGGCGAGCACCGCGCCCGCCGCATCGAGATCACCCACCCCGCCCCGCTACTGCGCTACCTGAGCCTGCTCGACACCCCCGGCGCCGGCGGCCTCGACCCGGCACACGCCACCATCGCCCTGGACGCGGTACGCCGCGGCACCGCCCTGCTGTTCGTCGCCGACGCCTCCGCCCCGCTGTCGAAACCCGAACTCGACTTCCTGGCCCGCGCCGCCGAACGCGTCGACGCCGTCGTCTTCACCCTCACCAAGATCGACGCCTATCCGCAGTGGCGGCGCATCGCCGAGGACAACCAGGCCCTGCTGCACGCCCACGCCGCCCGATTCGCCGCCGCACCCTGGTACCCGGTCTCCGCCCGCCTCGCCGAACTCGCCCTGACCACCACCGACCCGGCCCGCCAGACCGCCCTCGCCGACGCCTCCAAGATCCCTGGCCTGCAGCACGCCCTGATCGAACTCGCCGGCCGCGGCCACCAACTACAACTGGCCAACGTGCTGCGCGCCGCCCGCGCCGAACTCGGCCGCCTGCACACCCTCGCCGAAGCCAAGGTGCAAGCCGCCACCGCCGACCCGGCCCGCCAGGCGCAGCTACGCGCCGACCGCGCCGAACTCGCCGCCCGCAAACGCACCGAATCCCGCCAGTGGACCCTGCTGCTGGGCGCCGAGGTGCAACGAGCCCGGGTCGAGGCGATCGGCCAGCTCCGCGCCCGGATCGCCGACCTGCAACAGGACACCGCCGCCCGGATCGACACCCTGCGCGGCGACCAGCTCACCCGGCTGCCCGACGACCTCGACGTGCACCTGCAGGCCGTCGCCGCCCACCTCTCCGAACACCTGGAAACCACCTTCGGCCACATCGCCGCGACCGTCCTGGACAACGCCTTCGACCCCGGCGACCGCGACACCGTCCTCGGCAAGGTCAACGCCACCCTGCGGCACACCCTGGCCGCCGCCGCACCCCGCGACGGCTCCGGCGACAACATGCTGATCGCCCTGTCCGCCGGCGGCATCGCCTTCATGGCCGGCCGCGGCGCCGCCCTCGGCATCTCCGTGCTCGGCGCCGCCGGCGGCCTGCTCGTCCCGGTCGCCGGCCTCGGCCTCGGCCTGGCCGCCGGCGGCTACGTGCTCTACCGCCGCCGCGTGCACAGCGACCGCCAGCACGCCCGCACCTGGCTGCGCGACGTGCTCGCCGAAGCCCGCGCCGCCCTCGCCGACGAGATCACCGTCCGGTTCACCGACCTGCAATACGCCCTGTCCGTCGCCCTCGACGACGCCACCGGGCGCCGCCTCAAGGACCTCGACGCGCAGATCGCCGACCTCGACGCGGCCGCCGCCGAAGACGCGTCCGGCCGCGCCGCCCGGCGCGCCGCCGCCCAGCAGGAACTCGACACGGTACGCGTCCGCGTCCGCCAGGCCGACGAGGCCCTGCTGCGCGCCCGAGCCCTGACCCCGGCACCGATCGACGACGAAAGGTAA